The Pseudanabaena sp. PCC 6802 genomic interval TGATGATGTTGAAATTGGGTGTGGTGGAACAATTCTCAAACTGATTGAAACTTATCCAGATATCAGTATTTATTGGATCGTTTTTGGTGCCGCCGACAAGCGCCAAGAAGAGGCTTTAGCCAGTGCCCATGCTTTTTTAAAAGACGTAGAACACAAAACTATCGTAGTCAAGGGGTTTCGCGATCGCTTCTTTCCGTACATCGGTGCAGACATCAAAAACTTCTTCGATCAGCTCAGTAAAGATGTCCAACCCGATTTGGTTTTGACTCACTATCGCCACGATCTGCATCAAGATCATAGAGTGATCTCTGACTTAACCTGGAACACGTTTCGCAATCACCTAATATTGGAATATGAGATCCCAAAATATGATGGTGATATGGGCATTCCAAATATTTTTGTCCATCTTAACGAGTCAATTTGCCAGAGAAAAATAAATTACTTGATGGAGTACTTTGCTACTCAGTCAAATAAGCATTGGTTTTCCAGCGATACTTTTCTATCAATCCTTAGACTGCGCGGTATCGAGTCAAATGCTCCTGACAAGTATGCAGAGGCATTTTATTGCCGAAAAGCTGTCTTAATTTGATGCACATGTTTGGGGATCCCCAACTAAAGAGTAGTGGTAGCCTATCTCAAAGAATCATAGTCTGTTTTTACGTTAATTAACTCAGAAATTCGGCAAATGCTTGCCAAGGAAGCTAATATGAAAATAGCCTGGGTAACTGCGTACGATGCGCAGGATCTTAACTCTTATGGCACGCGTGGCTATTATGAACCTAAATCTCTCCAGGATCAATCGATCCCAGTTGAATATATTGGGCCTCTCCAAACTCCAAAATTATACCAACCTTTCTTTTATATAAAGCGCCGCCTTCATCATAATCGTTTCATGAAACCAAGTGACAGACGGTGGTACTCTGTTGAAAGATCTCCTCTC includes:
- a CDS encoding PIG-L deacetylase family protein, giving the protein MINLLNNRHQNPIRQLLCLGAHSDDVEIGCGGTILKLIETYPDISIYWIVFGAADKRQEEALASAHAFLKDVEHKTIVVKGFRDRFFPYIGADIKNFFDQLSKDVQPDLVLTHYRHDLHQDHRVISDLTWNTFRNHLILEYEIPKYDGDMGIPNIFVHLNESICQRKINYLMEYFATQSNKHWFSSDTFLSILRLRGIESNAPDKYAEAFYCRKAVLI